The DNA sequence TACCAGTACCTGTCACAATACTTTACTATAATATAATCCTGCACATAATATGTTTTtacttgaaataaaatattaagaaaattcTCGATTGAATAatatcgattaatcgtttagtcTATAAAACAGAGTAGAGAAGAAAAATGCATGATCACGAGACTCATCCAAAGATTCCcactttacttttttacattatgtaaatataaacaaacaatctTGGTAATTTTTCTGTATAATATTTGGTTGTATATCATTAGATTATTATTTGTCATGCACTAATGTAGTTGGTTGAGGTTAAGCTAAAGTTTCAAActatattatttttactttaattattttctcaatcgACCCATTTGTTGTCCGCTTtgtaaaatgtgagaaaatgcttttaaaaattcACATCACAACATAAAACTTGAATGTCTCATTTTGTCCCACTGACAGTAAACGCCTCAAAAGTTGTTCGCTTTCAAAGAAACTTGTAACCAAGAAAATAAGCATGTTTGCCACTTTTGAAAAAGATGAAACCATAAAGTTATTGGCATTTTTGattgataatagattaatcgtTTAAAAAACGTAGCAATTCATTTTCTATCAGTCAACAAATTGAAGTTAACTGGTCGCTGCAGCTCTATATGCAGAAATAATGTTATTGCCCacaccctttaaaaaaataaaaagatttaccagatttgttttttaatttaatgatattcaaattttatataatttatcattgctttatttttttatttttacagttgcTGAAATGCCTGATCAAGGAGACAAGGCGGCCGACGGTTTCCCCGCTGACCTTCCCTGTCTGGAAAAACTAGACTCCCCTACAGGTATGGAGCTTCATCATTAtcacagttattgttttttagtAATTGAATCATTACCACCGCGGCAGTTTTTAATTATCTCTGGGCGTGTGTCCCGTGTGTGGAGTCAGGGAGCCCGCCCACCGCCTCGTTATCCAGCCTGATGGAGCTTGAGAACTGTGTTTCCAACCTGAGCCTCGCTCATGAGGTCGTCATGAACGGAGACTTCTGCTTCAGACCCCAGAGGCCTCCCGCAGACAGGCAAGGGACATCACTCCACCGCAGACACACTTGACCTTGGTTTTGTACTGTTTTCCAAAACTAATTGGGAGTTTacatccttccctctctctctctctctctctctctctctctctctctctgtctgcagcctgGAGGGCAGAGTGACGGAGATCGTCCACCGGGCGTTCTGGGACGTCCTCCGGGAGCAGCTGAGCAGTGATCCTCCAAACTACACTCACGCTGTCATTCTGCTGCGGGAGGTCAAGACTGTGAGTCACCATATCTGCAGGTCTTAAAAAAAGACCGTTTCAGCATGTTGTAGAcgataaacttttattttttgggatgtCATTGTGGCCCATTCATGTATAAACTGCACGTGAGATTGTTGCAATAATGGATTGTCCATGCAAGAGGCTGCATTTTTTTGAAGAGTTATTCTTTTTCCTAGACTTGGGCGGGTGTCAATtccagcaaaaaaaagcaatctttttttcgttgttgttgttgatggatTTATCTATTTCCTAACACCATGTACTACATTTTGTGATATATAGCATTCATATAATCTGTAAAACCTTATCATCACTACTTGGCTTTCCACCGTTATTTTGACTATGATGAtttattgaattttaatttaAGTGGTAAAGtaacagaacaaataaaaaaggttaCATCTACAGATTGCTTATTTTCCAACCAACAGCTCTAAACATAACAATATGCAAGGGAAAAAGTTTGACTAAACTTTTACTCAAAATTATCAACTAATCGATAATTTGTCAACTCCTTTCATCGTCAATAATGACCAATCTTTACATTAAATGTCACATTGCTTATTTTACATGATCATTGTAAAATATGATATTTGAGCACTTCAGTTAAATATACTTGACTTTTTGCCAAGGAAACAGCTTGTTGTTTATTTCACCTGTTGAATTTTTAGCACAGACGGTCCAGTTTTATTTCAACAGCTGCCATGAAATTGACGCCTTAAACTCTTTTTAATGTGCAGGTTCTGATATAATTCTGGGTTATATTATTAGGACAAAACCCCAAGGACACATGCTCACAATACGACTTAAACCCTTGAAGgacaaactgacattttctgtgtgtaaacAACACCTGATGCGGTGTCTGTGTTTCCCATCAGAGACTCCagtccctgctgctgcctcagcacGTCCGGCTGCGCTCTCAGCTGGACGAGGTCCTGGACATGGAGCTCATCCGGCAGGAGGTCGCTCACGGAGTCCTGGACCTCCACAGGCTGTCGGGGTACGTCATCGACACCATGGCGTCTCTGTGCGCGCCGGTGCGTGACCCGGAGGTCCGAGCGCTGAGGGACCTCCGGGACCCGGTGGAGCTGCTGAGGTGAGACGCAGATTGATACGTCCGTGTCTGATGATCAGTAAACCGTGTAGGTTATTTGACCCATATCATACTTCAGTCGTGTAATAATCCTGTTGCGTGTCAGCTCATCTTCTCATGCATCTACCTTATAATCATACTAAAAAACGAATGTGGTCgttcttttgctttttgtggCTCTTCACTCAGGCACAGCCTCCTACAAATCctttaaaaagcatttatttctaaaagaaaaatgctttctTTTGGCTTTTACTTTATGTCAATAGCGTATACTTTGTTCGACATGCACTTATTTCTGCATTGGTCTTCtctagctgttttcagacacgaactccagaaaatgtccgaaaAATGGGGACCAGacctatgtagttactctacgtagttagtcaatacgttaagtaaaatttaattaataatgtaatgcttttaataataataataatacatttcatttatagagcacttttcattttgattcagatgtgctgataatatacaatctgattatttaaacgtcttacccttcataagtgcaacacagacagtccattgactccattctgctgctgctcccctccGGGAACTATtcagaggctccatgatccgccattgctggagaaaaaaaactggtccattggagtgaacggattTGTtgctactctctctctgtcgagGGCTCTGAGCAGGAGGCATGAAAATTACTATAATTCggctgcggaaagcagtgttcAATACGGCCACGCGCTCTCACTGTGAGCATCGACATTCTGCCGAAATTTTTACTCGGCGGCAGGAAAAGttgcagaaaatgtctggagcaacatttgcagacaattgcgttctcacatacagacccctctctccctctttttttggtttttgcttgtttttagtGCTACATAAATTAAGTTTGCTCGCAGTTGTATtttatagcccccccccccccccccggtcttcCCTCAGGGACATCTTCCGCGTCTTGGGGCTGATGCAGGCCGACATGGTCAGCTTCACCGTCCGGAGCCTGAggcctcagctgctgcagcaggcggCGCAGTACGAACGGGCCAAGTTCCAGCAGATCCTGGACAAGCAGCCCTGTGAGTGTGAATGGCGTCGCCTCAGTGggttttacattttctaacACTGCCGCTCAACACGGCGTGAGTGACGGATGGTGAAGGTGACTTTTGTGAGAGAGTGTAGGATTTATGATCATCGGgtcatttcagttttcaattaaaaaacataaataaaaaagagttgACCCCCGTGTCGCTCTACAGCACCGTCCTGCCATCGTCCAGCGCCTCGTACATCGGCCGAGGAGCCTGGACAGCCGGCCAGCGATGAACAGTTCTGGCTCAGAACATGATTCTGTGCAAGAACAGCTGACTCATCACGATCACTGGCAAAGTGACAAGGGGCCCGGAATGCTGACGAAGTCATGTTCGCAGGGCTGATAAATATCCTTCACGGACACTTACAAAGTCACGTGCTCCCGACTCCCGTCctccaaaacacattttgtgagcaaattaattaataagtagaagagtgtgtgtgtcggggcggggggggcatTAAGCgatcatttttttatcatcaagtATTTTCTTGATACTCGATCACTCCTCtggtctttaaaatgtcagacgATAATGACAAACACTCCCAGAGCCGGAGGCGAAGTCTTCAAACTGCAGCAACCAACAGTCCTTAACTCAAAGAAATTCGATTTGTCGAAAAAGGCCTAAACAGTTTTCGGTTGGTATATTTTCTTTGGTTCGACTAATTTAGGGCTGCATCTGacgtttattttcataatcgattaatctgccaattattttttctggatttaATCGGTTAGTCGctcggtccataaaatgtgataaaatgaggaaaaatgttgaacgtgtttcccaaaactccaagacaatgtatttttttttgtccaaacaccaaaaagatattcagtttactgtcaaagagaagcaaagaaaccagaaaatattcacatttatgaagctaaaatcagagcattttgccttttttttcttcataaactaattaatcgattatcaacatagttggcgattaattatGTAATCGATTAACTCTTGCAGCTCTAGACAAATTTATTAATTAACTACTCATTTCAGCTCCAAAGCAGAACAGTATGATATGAGTTTCTTTAGTAAcagcaatattttttatttaatttgtagcggtgtcactttttttttttcaaacggcAGTTTCTCTAGAAAATCTTAGAAGAGAAAAACTTGCTGCAGATAGCCTCAATCAAGCGAACTCAGTTTAACTGGTTAACAGACACTTTAAACCCACAACTCACTGTTTTACATCGACTGCACGTCTGcgtcactcaaacacaaacaagccagagcatcttcttctttttcctctttcagcaGAATGACAATGGCGTGAGCCAGACTCAGAAATCGTGTTCATCGTATGAGTTTGTATTTACCAGTTGCATGTCTctgttatttttccataatttcttttttggttCAGCTTCTCTGGACAACACCACCGTTTGGCTCCAGGCAGCAGCGTCAGAAGAGGCGTCGGCCGGCAGAGCTCAGTCCGTTTCTCCCGGTCCCGACGGCCGCTGTCCCGTCAGCGTCGCCGCCGTCCTCAACCGGGCCTACATGCGCCTGCTGCGCTGGGACCCGCGGGACCAGACATATCCCGAGGTATCAGCTCTGCAAATAATTACACGACACTGCGCCTTTTTTTATGTGAGCGATATGTTTTGGATTATCAGGGATCCTGATCCGACTCTCAGCCTGCTTTGAAAATCAAACGCCCGTTCTTCAACACCGCGCGTCAAATGTGCTCATTTGAACTGATTTTAAACTCCtgctaaaatttaaaaattcgattttttttctcatcgaTAGCCGATGGCTGTTAATCGACCGTCGACTGACAAGAATGAAACGTACTGTTTAGAAAGTGTCTgttacactttattttttaattttttataaaaatggcTCAGTAGTccgctaaaaaaaaatccatacaaTTTTTGCTGTCCTCTGCAGACAGGCCGGCCTCGACATACCACCTGCCCTGTCTTGATGATCAATGTGCAATCACAATAATCAACCCTGTTCAGAAATAGCAATATTTCCTGctggggggagagaaaaaaaatccacagagaTGGTGCCGACCCAGGAAGGTAGAGATGTGGCCAGCTGAGGGGAACTCATAACCAGCCCCcagcaaataaaatgaataaatatatatacttcagTCAGTTAATGGTTGATTATGAatccataataaaaaaaagacatgattTGACCTACAGTCGACTAAAAGCtcacaaatttaaatattaaaatgcaaGTCTAATGTTTCAAccat is a window from the Scophthalmus maximus strain ysfricsl-2021 chromosome 6, ASM2237912v1, whole genome shotgun sequence genome containing:
- the LOC118309224 gene encoding T-complex protein 11-like protein 1 yields the protein MPDQGDKAADGFPADLPCLEKLDSPTGSPPTASLSSLMELENCVSNLSLAHEVVMNGDFCFRPQRPPADSLEGRVTEIVHRAFWDVLREQLSSDPPNYTHAVILLREVKTRLQSLLLPQHVRLRSQLDEVLDMELIRQEVAHGVLDLHRLSGYVIDTMASLCAPVRDPEVRALRDLRDPVELLRDIFRVLGLMQADMVSFTVRSLRPQLLQQAAQYERAKFQQILDKQPSSLDNTTVWLQAAASEEASAGRAQSVSPGPDGRCPVSVAAVLNRAYMRLLRWDPRDQTYPETVLMDRARLDAVGRRLRTLVLEASVLLLTNAQCGDAVFSLQGFVGKLRQAAAALLEGGHIRDADLEGALLGLGETVLRQVSDAVSSRGGAALPQESQNLLRGQISDLRKHDNPVRTVIGERAQGFLLAVLQAGPAKGSLLEPPAALRLVSADLADLGTTFGRIVHFNRTVFGPFCAPILRKLLFPPGEAEAEAGEDSR